A stretch of the Sulfurimonas sp. HSL-1656 genome encodes the following:
- a CDS encoding response regulator transcription factor produces the protein MKATIAIVEDDTDLLELLEYRLGKEGFDVVGFTNTKNVKQVLTEEPVDLILMDRNLPDVEGSEYIAMLRYQGLKTPVIFLSAKDGSAQVQEGFLRGGDDYITKPFEIDELILRIKAVLRRTRGEEEEQIVTYRDIELHLHSREAFIAGMPVELTKLEFNLLRTFIENRTTVLRRDYLLKSVWGKSDSYQGRTVNVAINRLKEKIDPDKSKDYIKTVRGIGYMIR, from the coding sequence ATGAAAGCTACGATTGCCATCGTTGAAGACGATACTGATCTTCTTGAGCTCCTGGAATACAGACTGGGCAAAGAGGGCTTCGACGTTGTCGGTTTCACCAATACGAAAAATGTCAAGCAGGTCCTGACCGAAGAGCCGGTCGACCTGATCCTCATGGACCGTAACCTTCCCGATGTCGAGGGAAGCGAATATATCGCGATGCTGCGCTACCAGGGGCTGAAAACCCCGGTGATCTTCCTCTCGGCCAAAGACGGCAGTGCCCAGGTGCAGGAGGGGTTTCTCCGGGGCGGCGACGACTACATCACCAAGCCATTTGAAATCGATGAGCTGATCCTGCGGATCAAAGCGGTCCTGCGCCGCACCCGCGGCGAGGAAGAGGAGCAGATCGTCACCTACCGCGACATCGAGCTGCACCTGCATTCGCGCGAAGCCTTCATCGCCGGCATGCCCGTCGAACTGACCAAACTGGAGTTCAACCTGCTGCGTACCTTTATCGAGAACCGCACCACCGTGCTGCGGCGCGACTACCTTCTCAAAAGCGTCTGGGGGAAAAGCGACAGCTACCAGGGGCGCACGGTCAACGTCGCCATCAACCGCCTCAAAGAGAAGATCGACCCGGACAAAAGCAAAGACTACATCAAAACCGTCCGCGGCATCGGCTACATGATCCGCTAA
- the pstB gene encoding phosphate ABC transporter ATP-binding protein PstB, whose translation MATVIDIPSEKAIEVNNFSFTYAGATSPNLKNISMPIAKNAVTALIGPSGCGKTTLLRSFNRMHDLYPGNQYDGKIMFEGRNIVESKEDLINLRIKIGMIFQKPTAFPMSIFDNIAYGMRLQGLKNKTELADRVEKALRDAAIWDEVKDRLKHDANGLSGGQQQRLCIARAIAVEPDVLLFDEPTSALDPISTQGIEKLVMELRDRVTIIIVTHNMQQAARVSDYTGFMYLGELIELNKTDEMFVTPAEKLTQEYISGKFG comes from the coding sequence ATGGCGACCGTAATCGACATTCCGTCCGAGAAGGCGATCGAAGTCAACAATTTCAGTTTTACCTATGCCGGTGCCACGTCACCGAACCTCAAAAACATCTCCATGCCGATCGCGAAAAACGCGGTGACGGCCCTGATCGGGCCTTCGGGCTGCGGGAAGACGACCCTGCTGCGCTCGTTCAACCGCATGCACGACCTCTACCCGGGGAACCAGTATGACGGCAAGATCATGTTCGAAGGGCGCAATATCGTCGAGAGCAAAGAGGACCTGATCAACCTGCGCATCAAGATCGGGATGATCTTCCAGAAACCGACGGCGTTCCCGATGAGCATCTTCGACAACATCGCCTACGGCATGCGCCTGCAGGGACTCAAAAACAAGACGGAGCTCGCCGACCGCGTCGAGAAGGCGCTGCGCGACGCCGCGATCTGGGACGAGGTCAAGGACCGCCTCAAGCACGATGCGAATGGTCTCTCCGGCGGCCAGCAGCAGCGCCTCTGTATCGCCCGTGCCATCGCCGTCGAGCCGGACGTCCTGCTCTTCGACGAACCGACCTCGGCGCTCGACCCCATCTCCACCCAGGGGATCGAGAAGCTCGTCATGGAGCTGCGCGACCGCGTCACGATCATCATCGTCACGCACAACATGCAGCAGGCGGCCCGGGTCAGCGACTATACGGGCTTCATGTACCTGGGCGAGCTGATTGAGCTGAACAAGACCGACGAGATGTTCGTCACCCCGGCGGAAAAACTGACCCAGGAGTACATCAGCGGCAAGTTCGGCTGA
- the pstA gene encoding phosphate ABC transporter permease PstA: MTAIEKRLLVNKIVLGLSSLSALIGIGFLFWILYVLVANGIDAINWNIFIFEGAPPGYEESGLRQALIGQLILVGVATAVGVPLGILAGTYLSEYGQKSKLAEIIRDISDIMMSAPSIVIGSFVYAIIVLPMGHFSGWAGVVALAIIMIPIILRTTDDMLQLVPSTLREAAFALGAPKYKVIMQVVYRGAKAGVLTGVLLGIARVGGETAPLLFTSFNDNFLNYDLSEPMASLTVTMFNYATSPYEDWQKMGWAAAFILSMFILGLNILGRLILLKKKGR; the protein is encoded by the coding sequence ATGACCGCGATTGAAAAACGCCTGCTCGTCAACAAGATCGTTCTCGGGCTTTCGAGCCTCTCGGCCCTGATCGGGATCGGGTTTCTCTTCTGGATCCTCTACGTCCTCGTCGCCAACGGCATCGACGCCATCAACTGGAACATCTTCATCTTCGAAGGGGCGCCTCCTGGCTACGAGGAGAGCGGTCTGCGGCAGGCACTGATCGGCCAGCTGATCCTGGTCGGTGTGGCGACCGCCGTCGGCGTGCCCCTGGGCATCCTGGCCGGGACCTACCTCAGCGAGTACGGGCAGAAGTCGAAGCTCGCGGAGATCATCCGCGACATCTCCGACATCATGATGAGTGCGCCGAGTATCGTTATCGGCTCTTTCGTTTACGCCATCATCGTCCTGCCGATGGGCCATTTCAGCGGCTGGGCCGGCGTCGTGGCGCTGGCGATCATCATGATCCCGATCATTCTGCGCACGACGGACGATATGCTGCAGCTGGTCCCCTCGACCCTGCGCGAGGCGGCCTTCGCCCTGGGCGCACCGAAGTACAAGGTGATCATGCAGGTCGTCTACCGCGGTGCGAAAGCGGGGGTCCTCACCGGTGTCCTGCTGGGGATCGCCCGTGTAGGCGGGGAGACGGCACCGCTGCTCTTTACGTCGTTCAACGACAACTTCCTCAACTACGATCTCAGCGAGCCGATGGCGTCGCTGACCGTGACGATGTTCAACTACGCGACCAGCCCCTATGAGGACTGGCAGAAGATGGGATGGGCCGCGGCGTTCATCCTCTCGATGTTCATTCTCGGCCTCAACATTCTGGGCCGTCTGATCCTACTCAAGAAAAAAGGGAGATAG
- the pstC gene encoding phosphate ABC transporter permease subunit PstC — MTLLIDKLFANATRFVAVAILLLVAWIFTVLFQHSTEAIAAFGFDFILQDKWAPNLEKFGGFAAIAGSVISTFLAMLFAVPVAIGVAIFLSEIAPAKLKSPVGVSIELLAAIPSVIYGMWGLFYFVPIIRDIFGGLGIGMLTAGIILAIMILPFMAAVTRDAMNTTPDILKESAYALGATKWDVIKDVVIPYAKAGIIGSLILALGRAVGETMAVTFVMGNVHKISLDITAPATSIPVTLANEFTEADTDLYFSSLFELALILMVMSFVIIALAKFYFLRRTRKVK; from the coding sequence TTGACACTACTGATTGACAAACTGTTTGCGAACGCGACCCGCTTTGTCGCGGTGGCTATTTTGCTGCTCGTCGCCTGGATTTTTACGGTGCTTTTTCAGCACTCCACAGAGGCGATCGCCGCGTTCGGGTTCGATTTCATCCTCCAGGACAAATGGGCGCCGAACCTGGAAAAATTCGGCGGGTTCGCCGCGATTGCCGGTTCGGTCATCTCGACTTTCCTGGCGATGCTGTTCGCGGTCCCGGTCGCGATCGGGGTGGCGATATTTTTGAGCGAGATCGCCCCGGCGAAACTCAAATCCCCCGTCGGGGTCTCCATCGAGCTGCTGGCGGCGATCCCCTCGGTTATCTACGGGATGTGGGGGCTTTTCTATTTCGTGCCCATCATCCGGGACATTTTCGGGGGACTCGGCATCGGGATGCTTACCGCGGGGATCATCCTCGCGATCATGATCCTGCCGTTCATGGCGGCGGTCACCCGCGACGCGATGAACACGACGCCCGACATCCTCAAAGAGTCGGCATACGCCCTGGGGGCGACGAAGTGGGACGTCATCAAGGATGTCGTCATCCCTTACGCCAAGGCGGGGATCATCGGTTCGCTGATCCTGGCCCTGGGCCGTGCCGTCGGCGAGACGATGGCCGTCACCTTCGTCATGGGGAACGTGCACAAGATCTCGCTGGACATTACCGCGCCGGCGACGTCGATTCCCGTCACCCTTGCCAATGAGTTCACGGAGGCCGATACGGATCTCTACTTCTCGAGCCTCTTCGAACTGGCGCTGATCCTGATGGTGATGAGCTTCGTCATCATCGCGCTGGCCAAGTTCTATTTTCTGCGCCGTACAAGGAAAGTGAAATGA
- a CDS encoding ATP-binding protein, translated as MLKIHHSFVLQFLGIFALMGVIASFVGYFTLKESVISDYEVRLKQEIGLIESTLHYVPSLDAYIAETAPRIGKRITVIASDGTVAAESDANREEMENHANREEVMAAAKGEFGQAVRFSHTIGIDFLYVAKRIVWQGRSYTLRIAVSLQKVLDDFYKLLYRLAGVLALLLLVVVYLAVRMSRKIRYDIAQLSAYLEEISDKNYKAVVKPRYFTEFLQISLLLKNLVKKLAKRERQKRKYTARLRLINKQRNDILSAISHEFKNPIASIVGYAETLHDDPEIDGRIRQRFLQKITANAQKISTMLDRLSLSVKLENNDLAPAKSRFDLCDLATECANNIGKKYTDRTLDVSCPPSSVEADRTMIDLVVTNLLDNAMKYSEGAVTLEIVDGMLWVHDRGIGIAAKELDRISSKFYRVDKNTWDNSMGLGLSIVSYILALHNTKLQISSVEGEGSSFGFSLAPLLPGAASDTAPAADVPLL; from the coding sequence TTGCTGAAAATCCACCACTCTTTCGTACTCCAGTTCCTCGGCATCTTCGCGCTGATGGGGGTTATTGCCTCGTTTGTGGGTTACTTTACCCTCAAAGAGTCCGTCATCAGCGACTACGAGGTACGTCTCAAGCAGGAGATCGGGCTGATCGAGTCCACCCTGCATTACGTTCCCAGCCTTGACGCCTATATTGCGGAGACGGCACCGCGGATCGGCAAACGCATTACCGTGATTGCCTCCGACGGCACGGTGGCCGCAGAGAGCGATGCCAACCGTGAAGAGATGGAGAACCATGCCAACCGCGAAGAGGTCATGGCCGCCGCCAAAGGGGAGTTCGGCCAGGCCGTCCGCTTCTCCCATACTATCGGCATCGATTTTCTTTACGTGGCCAAGCGCATCGTCTGGCAGGGGCGCTCTTATACGCTGCGCATCGCCGTCAGTCTGCAGAAGGTGCTCGACGACTTCTATAAGCTGCTCTACCGGCTGGCGGGCGTCCTGGCCCTGCTGCTGCTCGTCGTAGTTTACCTCGCGGTGCGGATGAGCCGCAAGATCCGGTACGACATCGCCCAGCTTTCGGCCTACCTCGAAGAGATCAGCGACAAGAACTACAAGGCGGTCGTCAAACCGCGCTATTTCACCGAGTTCCTGCAGATCTCGCTGCTGCTCAAGAACCTTGTCAAGAAGCTGGCCAAGCGGGAGCGGCAGAAGCGCAAGTACACGGCGCGGCTGCGCCTCATCAACAAGCAGCGCAACGATATCCTCTCGGCGATCAGCCACGAGTTCAAGAACCCGATTGCCTCGATCGTCGGTTACGCGGAGACGCTCCATGACGATCCGGAAATCGACGGCCGGATCCGGCAGCGCTTCTTGCAGAAGATCACGGCCAACGCCCAGAAGATCTCGACGATGCTCGACCGCCTGTCGCTCTCCGTCAAGCTCGAGAACAACGACCTGGCCCCGGCGAAGAGCCGGTTCGACCTCTGCGACCTGGCGACCGAGTGTGCAAACAATATCGGGAAAAAGTACACCGACCGGACCCTGGACGTCTCCTGTCCCCCCAGCAGCGTCGAAGCGGACCGCACGATGATCGACCTGGTCGTCACGAACCTGCTCGATAACGCGATGAAATACTCCGAAGGTGCGGTGACACTGGAGATCGTGGACGGGATGCTCTGGGTCCATGACCGGGGGATCGGCATCGCCGCAAAGGAGCTTGACCGTATCAGCAGCAAGTTCTACCGTGTCGACAAGAACACCTGGGACAATTCGATGGGACTGGGGCTCTCCATCGTCAGCTACATCCTGGCCCTGCACAACACGAAGCTTCAGATCAGCAGCGTGGAAGGGGAGGGCTCCTCGTTCGGATTCAGCCTCGCCCCCCTCCTGCCGGGTGCCGCTTCGGATACCGCGCCGGCAGCCGACGTCCCACTGCTCTGA
- a CDS encoding response regulator transcription factor: MQTTIVIVEDEEDLLELIEYNLEKEGFETIGFLNTKNVRRVLEEESVDLMIMDRNLPGAEGSEFVAGLRKEGIQTPVIYLSAKNKESDIEEGFMRGGDDYMTKPFNMKELLLRINAVLRRTKGSPSEGVVAYRDILLNLASREVTIEGSPVTLTKLEFDLLHTLISNQNVVLDRDYLLEHVWGGDEVYQDRTVNVAINRLKEKIDPDKSKEYIKTVRGVGYTLC; the protein is encoded by the coding sequence ATGCAAACGACGATAGTCATTGTTGAGGATGAAGAGGACCTTCTCGAACTCATCGAGTACAATCTGGAGAAAGAGGGGTTTGAGACGATCGGATTCCTGAACACGAAAAACGTCCGCCGCGTGCTCGAGGAGGAGTCGGTCGACCTGATGATCATGGACCGGAACCTGCCCGGTGCGGAGGGGAGCGAATTCGTCGCGGGGCTGCGCAAGGAGGGGATCCAGACCCCGGTCATCTACCTCAGTGCCAAAAACAAAGAGAGTGACATCGAAGAGGGGTTCATGCGCGGCGGGGACGACTATATGACCAAGCCCTTCAATATGAAAGAGCTGCTGCTGCGCATCAATGCCGTGCTTCGCCGGACCAAGGGCAGCCCTTCCGAGGGGGTCGTCGCCTACCGGGACATCCTGCTCAACCTCGCCTCGCGGGAGGTGACCATCGAGGGGAGCCCCGTCACGCTCACCAAGCTCGAATTCGACCTGCTGCATACGCTAATCTCCAACCAGAACGTCGTCCTCGACCGGGACTACCTGCTTGAACATGTCTGGGGAGGCGATGAGGTGTACCAGGACCGCACGGTCAACGTCGCGATCAACCGCCTCAAAGAGAAGATCGACCCGGACAAGAGCAAAGAGTACATCAAAACGGTACGCGGAGTAGGGTACACACTTTGCTGA
- a CDS encoding PhoU domain-containing protein has translation MLPRYETKLREIQGMVAEIIHKEVTANRMALEAYSAKNADGFEAATETLKMIESDGNTVDNEIVKTFALFGPEAQELRGLVAYLKMTNELVRIAEGTKKYARRIRELMQTDCNLEPFDNAIIQLHKSVVNALTSIYECVSKIDSCDVEETYRKVMVEESKNDDLFAILEKDIMSLIISEHELSASYVRMLGTLRKLERVCDRAVNVANLLMFEHKGGKLQSY, from the coding sequence ATGCTTCCACGCTACGAAACAAAGTTGCGCGAGATACAGGGGATGGTCGCCGAGATCATTCATAAAGAGGTCACAGCAAACCGTATGGCCCTCGAGGCGTACAGCGCCAAGAATGCGGACGGTTTCGAAGCAGCGACGGAAACATTGAAGATGATCGAGAGCGACGGCAACACCGTCGACAACGAGATCGTGAAGACCTTTGCGCTGTTCGGTCCGGAGGCCCAGGAGCTCCGCGGGCTCGTGGCCTACCTCAAGATGACCAACGAACTGGTCCGCATCGCCGAGGGGACGAAAAAATATGCCCGCCGCATCCGTGAACTGATGCAGACCGATTGCAACCTCGAACCTTTCGACAACGCCATTATCCAGCTGCACAAGAGCGTCGTCAACGCCTTAACCAGCATCTATGAGTGCGTGTCAAAGATCGACTCCTGCGATGTCGAGGAGACCTACCGGAAAGTGATGGTCGAAGAGAGCAAAAACGACGACCTCTTCGCGATCCTCGAAAAAGATATCATGTCCCTGATCATCTCCGAGCATGAGCTCTCCGCATCGTATGTTCGGATGCTGGGGACGCTGCGCAAGCTCGAACGGGTCTGTGACCGTGCCGTCAACGTTGCCAACCTGCTGATGTTCGAACACAAAGGCGGGAAACTTCAGAGCTATTGA
- the pstS gene encoding phosphate ABC transporter substrate-binding protein PstS — MFKRIATALTLASLALASASAADKISGAGASFPAPLYYDWAFNYGKETRSRVNYQSIGSGGGIKQITNRIVDFGASDKPLTTKELTKAKLLQFPAVIGAIVVSYNLPGIADEALKLSNTLVADIFAGKITMWNDPAIAAENKGLALPNEKIIVVHRSDGSGTTYNFTYYLTKSSENWANTYGAGKAIDWAVGMGGKGNEGVSNLLKQTPFTIGYIESAYKEKNHLAAATLQTANGKWVTAREENFKAAAQYASWTKEDNFYALLALQPGDTSYPIVAATFILLPKEKAGMNKKVTAFYDYAFKQGDESAKKLGYIPLPESTKQMIREYWTTNIK, encoded by the coding sequence ATGTTCAAACGCATCGCAACTGCCCTGACACTTGCATCGCTTGCACTGGCCTCTGCATCTGCAGCCGACAAGATCAGCGGCGCGGGCGCTTCATTCCCCGCCCCGCTCTATTATGACTGGGCTTTCAACTACGGCAAAGAGACCCGCAGCCGTGTCAACTACCAGTCCATCGGTTCCGGCGGCGGGATCAAGCAGATCACGAACCGTATCGTCGACTTCGGTGCCTCCGACAAGCCGCTCACGACCAAGGAGCTGACCAAGGCGAAACTGCTCCAGTTCCCGGCCGTGATCGGGGCGATCGTCGTCTCGTACAACCTTCCGGGCATCGCCGACGAAGCGCTCAAACTCTCCAACACTCTGGTCGCCGACATCTTCGCCGGCAAGATCACGATGTGGAACGACCCGGCGATCGCCGCCGAGAACAAAGGGCTGGCGCTCCCGAACGAAAAGATCATCGTCGTCCACCGTTCCGACGGATCAGGCACGACGTACAACTTTACCTATTACCTGACAAAGAGCTCCGAGAACTGGGCGAACACCTACGGTGCCGGCAAGGCGATCGACTGGGCCGTCGGTATGGGCGGCAAAGGCAACGAAGGGGTTTCCAACCTCCTCAAACAGACGCCTTTCACCATCGGTTACATCGAAAGCGCCTACAAAGAGAAGAACCACCTCGCCGCCGCGACGCTGCAGACGGCGAACGGCAAGTGGGTCACGGCCCGCGAGGAGAACTTCAAGGCGGCGGCACAGTACGCCAGCTGGACGAAAGAGGACAACTTCTACGCGCTGCTGGCACTCCAGCCGGGCGACACCTCCTACCCGATCGTCGCGGCCACTTTCATCCTCCTGCCCAAAGAGAAGGCGGGCATGAACAAGAAGGTAACCGCCTTCTATGACTACGCCTTCAAGCAGGGCGACGAGAGCGCCAAGAAACTCGGTTACATCCCGCTGCCCGAAAGCACGAAACAGATGATCCGCGAATACTGGACAACGAACATCAAATAA
- a CDS encoding response regulator — translation MESYKVMIVEDDPVTAMNLQIALENQGYEVAATVDSSIQAPNKIKVYEPDIVLVDISLQEDADGIELAKYIREKHALPFIYLTAHSDANIIDEAKQTEPYGYIVKPFDPESLHATIQMAMYKYHVEKEREENMEGLKNDKLNLEKLLYNKKLSDKPIVPFGDDYYLDISVCETFYHGKKIKLTKKENAFMRLLVAQLGLVVSFDQAINYVWEEKGATENSVRTLVWRLRNKLPTDIIQNASGIGYYIED, via the coding sequence ATGGAAAGTTACAAAGTCATGATCGTCGAGGACGATCCCGTTACGGCGATGAACCTGCAGATCGCTTTGGAAAACCAGGGGTATGAGGTTGCTGCGACGGTCGATTCATCGATCCAGGCACCCAACAAGATCAAGGTATACGAACCCGACATCGTCTTGGTTGATATCAGTCTTCAAGAAGATGCGGACGGGATCGAACTGGCGAAGTATATCCGCGAGAAACACGCCCTTCCGTTCATCTACCTCACGGCCCACTCCGATGCCAACATCATCGACGAAGCAAAACAGACCGAACCTTACGGTTACATCGTCAAACCTTTCGACCCGGAATCGCTGCATGCGACGATCCAGATGGCGATGTACAAATACCATGTCGAAAAAGAGCGTGAAGAGAATATGGAGGGGCTTAAAAACGACAAGCTCAACCTCGAAAAGCTGCTCTACAACAAGAAGCTCTCCGACAAGCCGATCGTCCCGTTCGGTGACGACTATTACCTCGACATCAGCGTCTGCGAAACATTCTATCATGGCAAGAAGATCAAGCTGACGAAGAAAGAGAACGCTTTCATGCGCCTGCTGGTCGCCCAGCTGGGCCTTGTGGTCAGTTTCGACCAGGCGATCAACTACGTCTGGGAGGAGAAGGGGGCGACGGAGAACAGCGTGCGCACCCTGGTGTGGCGCCTGCGCAACAAACTGCCGACAGACATTATCCAGAACGCTTCGGGGATCGGTTACTATATCGAGGATTGA
- a CDS encoding ATP-binding protein has translation MPSVPQLQRVIDRFKEAKATILQRWVSYEAAGSVLRRHGIETDFFIRQYASGVYDYFEMVIRGEMQIGDCPVMAELLEYLKDHEVTSDELFMLCSHFRRAMVDVSYEIGVNSQEVYDEISYVFDLNFSGVLKRYTETIYQKEREIERNVKLLEEYRRAIDESAIVAKTDAQGIITYANEKLTRVCGYSQEELVGSSHTMLYDPEMPGSFFSHLAAAISEEGVFKGTIKGRAKEGRTFYIDTTVVPITDTQSGVTEYMAISYEVTDLVVAKEEAIAAGEAKEYFLSNMSHEIRTPLNAILGFVALLKDEAQTAKDRRYLDIIYSSGENLLSIINDILDFSKLRSGEFTVDPVAFNLHRTITHTLELFVPSVNQQHLTLTSFIDPRIPYELIADPLRIQQVISNLLGNAIKFTPPGGEITVEAYYTDGRISISVIDTGIGIAAKDQRHIFDPFSQARNADHPAAGGTGLGLSISAQLVRHMEGEITVHSHPGIGSTFTIALPVRVGDETRPLLTDLECIRTKRLALYCPEQKFDPMAASLVRYLQSFGVEITAVEQLDGNYDLLFFSEHCIGAPERDALLKEASPKVVLMDAPYDTYESVSGVTPLVMPLYCAKLQEVIETALTGDVEPEPKRDTAGVRFDGHVLVAEDNEANQELIGTLLGNLGVTYTIVGNGAEALKRFRSEAFDLVLMDEQMPVMNGRDAVSAIRHIESRERRPHLPVIALTANVLGGIEQRRIYDDFLGKPIRMETLVASLERYLPRAERADAAEVAPEVTVPEHKELCEILQVTEAQLQMLLGVYREKMMQSFGALEEAIAEGDLKQVALLAHSVKGSSSNFRFEAMTRLAESMEWEARGGNSALDYAGVLSEMRNCFNAFVAEKS, from the coding sequence ATGCCGTCCGTTCCGCAGCTTCAACGGGTTATTGACCGTTTCAAGGAGGCCAAGGCGACCATTCTGCAGCGCTGGGTCTCCTATGAGGCGGCCGGATCGGTGCTGCGGCGCCACGGGATCGAAACCGACTTTTTTATCCGCCAGTACGCCTCGGGGGTCTACGACTATTTCGAGATGGTCATCCGCGGCGAGATGCAGATCGGCGACTGCCCGGTCATGGCGGAACTGCTCGAATACCTCAAAGACCACGAGGTTACCTCCGACGAACTTTTTATGCTCTGCAGCCACTTCCGCCGTGCAATGGTGGATGTCTCCTACGAGATCGGCGTCAATTCGCAGGAGGTCTACGACGAGATCAGCTACGTCTTCGACCTCAACTTCTCCGGGGTGCTCAAACGCTATACCGAGACGATCTACCAGAAAGAGCGGGAGATCGAGCGCAACGTCAAACTGCTCGAGGAGTACCGCCGGGCCATCGACGAAAGCGCCATTGTCGCCAAAACGGATGCGCAGGGCATCATTACTTATGCCAATGAGAAACTGACACGCGTCTGCGGCTACAGCCAGGAAGAGCTTGTCGGCAGCTCCCATACCATGCTTTACGACCCTGAAATGCCGGGGAGCTTTTTCAGTCATCTGGCGGCGGCCATCAGCGAAGAGGGGGTCTTCAAAGGGACCATCAAGGGGCGGGCGAAAGAGGGGCGGACCTTCTATATCGATACGACGGTCGTGCCGATCACCGACACGCAAAGCGGGGTGACGGAGTACATGGCGATCAGTTACGAGGTCACCGACCTCGTCGTGGCCAAGGAGGAGGCGATCGCGGCGGGGGAGGCGAAGGAGTACTTCCTCTCCAACATGTCGCACGAGATCCGTACGCCGCTCAATGCCATCCTGGGGTTTGTGGCGCTGCTCAAGGATGAAGCGCAGACGGCCAAAGACCGCCGTTACCTCGATATTATCTACAGCAGCGGCGAGAACCTGCTGAGCATTATCAACGATATCCTCGATTTTTCCAAACTGCGCAGCGGCGAGTTCACCGTCGACCCCGTAGCCTTCAACCTGCACCGCACGATCACCCATACCCTGGAACTCTTCGTTCCCAGCGTCAACCAGCAGCATCTCACCCTCACAAGCTTCATCGATCCGCGCATCCCCTACGAGCTGATCGCCGATCCGCTGCGCATTCAGCAGGTGATCTCCAATTTGCTCGGCAATGCCATCAAGTTCACCCCGCCGGGCGGGGAGATCACGGTCGAGGCATACTACACCGACGGGCGGATCAGCATCAGCGTCATCGATACCGGGATCGGGATCGCGGCCAAAGATCAGCGTCACATCTTCGACCCCTTCTCCCAGGCGAGGAACGCGGACCATCCGGCCGCGGGCGGTACGGGGCTGGGACTCTCCATCAGCGCCCAGCTGGTGCGGCATATGGAGGGGGAGATCACGGTGCACTCGCATCCCGGGATCGGGAGTACCTTTACCATCGCGCTTCCCGTCCGCGTCGGGGATGAAACGCGCCCGCTGCTGACGGACCTGGAGTGTATCCGCACCAAACGGCTCGCACTCTACTGCCCCGAGCAGAAATTCGACCCGATGGCGGCGTCGCTCGTGCGCTATCTCCAGAGCTTCGGCGTGGAGATCACGGCGGTGGAGCAGCTTGACGGCAATTACGACCTCCTCTTTTTCTCGGAACACTGTATCGGAGCGCCGGAACGGGATGCACTGCTGAAAGAGGCCTCCCCCAAGGTGGTGTTGATGGATGCCCCCTATGACACCTATGAGAGTGTCAGCGGGGTGACCCCGCTCGTGATGCCGCTGTACTGCGCCAAACTGCAGGAAGTGATCGAAACGGCCCTGACGGGTGACGTCGAACCGGAGCCCAAACGGGACACAGCGGGGGTGCGTTTCGACGGCCACGTCCTGGTCGCCGAGGACAATGAGGCGAATCAGGAGCTGATCGGCACCCTGCTGGGGAACCTCGGGGTGACCTATACGATCGTCGGCAACGGGGCCGAGGCGCTCAAACGGTTCCGCTCTGAGGCGTTTGATCTCGTGTTGATGGACGAGCAGATGCCGGTCATGAACGGCCGGGACGCGGTGAGTGCGATCCGGCATATCGAGAGCCGGGAGCGGCGGCCGCACCTGCCGGTGATCGCCCTGACGGCCAACGTGCTGGGCGGGATCGAACAGCGGCGCATCTATGACGACTTCCTCGGAAAACCGATCCGAATGGAGACCCTGGTTGCTTCCCTCGAACGCTATCTTCCCCGCGCCGAAAGGGCCGATGCGGCGGAGGTGGCGCCTGAAGTGACGGTCCCGGAGCACAAAGAGCTGTGCGAGATTCTGCAGGTCACGGAGGCGCAGCTTCAGATGCTGCTCGGCGTCTACCGGGAGAAGATGATGCAGAGTTTCGGGGCGCTGGAGGAGGCGATCGCCGAGGGGGACCTCAAGCAGGTCGCCCTTTTGGCCCACTCGGTCAAAGGTTCAAGCAGCAATTTCCGTTTCGAGGCGATGACCCGGCTGGCCGAATCGATGGAGTGGGAAGCGCGCGGGGGAAACAGCGCGCTTGATTATGCCGGCGTGCTGAGTGAGATGCGGAACTGTTTCAATGCCTTCGTTGCGGAAAAAAGCTGA